In the genome of Streptomyces sp. NBC_00190, one region contains:
- a CDS encoding peptidoglycan-binding protein encodes MPMPVFQEYEPAGDCACRGCVQRRRSLARARAIPLRDGGHRAARGARRALVLATAAGVVLGTGGGAAVAVSTPPPGPVALDDPGSPQGGRTPLHGPKGGPVGQPGAPAAVKRIDRTTIINRAKLWLDAKVPYSMSEYWTDGYRQDCSGFVSMAWNLGTNEWTGSLDKFATKIAKDDLLPGDMLLFHNPADPNNGSHVVIFGGWADDTRTSYIAYEQTRPTTRKLATPYGYWANATKYLPYRFNGVTGGILPEDPVPGPKPGDSTVFPGTAKFGPGATNDHVAQLGRMLIERGAYRFYPKGAGRTWTEADRLATQAFQRAQGWTGADADGIPGAQTWRLLVEHQGKDIPPTVDAAPAPGGARTYPGASVFRPGVSHAAVTALRRQLLKKGFGKYYTSGPGPSWGEADRRNVEAFQRAQGWRGASANGYPGPETWRRLFA; translated from the coding sequence ATGCCGATGCCCGTTTTCCAGGAGTACGAGCCCGCGGGTGACTGTGCGTGCCGGGGCTGCGTCCAGCGCCGCCGTTCCCTCGCCCGCGCGCGGGCCATACCGCTACGGGACGGGGGCCACCGCGCCGCCCGCGGGGCCCGCCGGGCGCTGGTCCTGGCCACGGCCGCCGGAGTGGTCCTGGGCACGGGCGGCGGAGCCGCGGTGGCGGTGAGCACCCCGCCCCCCGGACCCGTGGCCCTGGACGACCCCGGCTCCCCGCAGGGCGGTCGTACCCCGCTGCACGGGCCGAAGGGCGGGCCGGTCGGCCAGCCCGGTGCGCCCGCCGCCGTGAAGCGGATCGACCGGACGACGATCATCAACCGGGCGAAGCTGTGGCTGGACGCGAAGGTCCCGTACAGCATGTCCGAGTACTGGACGGACGGGTACCGGCAGGACTGCTCGGGCTTCGTCTCCATGGCCTGGAACCTCGGCACCAACGAGTGGACCGGCAGCCTCGACAAGTTCGCCACCAAGATCGCCAAGGACGACCTGCTGCCGGGGGACATGCTGCTCTTCCACAACCCGGCGGACCCCAACAACGGCTCGCACGTCGTCATCTTCGGAGGCTGGGCCGACGACACGCGCACGAGCTACATCGCCTACGAGCAGACGCGGCCCACGACGCGGAAGCTGGCCACGCCCTACGGCTACTGGGCCAACGCGACGAAGTACCTCCCCTACCGCTTCAACGGTGTGACGGGCGGGATCCTCCCGGAGGACCCGGTGCCGGGCCCGAAGCCCGGGGATTCGACGGTGTTCCCGGGCACGGCGAAGTTCGGCCCGGGCGCGACGAACGACCACGTGGCCCAGCTGGGCCGGATGCTGATCGAGCGCGGCGCGTACCGCTTCTACCCGAAGGGGGCCGGCCGCACCTGGACGGAGGCCGACCGGCTGGCCACCCAGGCCTTCCAGCGCGCCCAGGGCTGGACGGGCGCCGACGCGGACGGCATCCCGGGCGCGCAGACCTGGCGCCTGCTGGTCGAGCACCAGGGCAAGGACATCCCGCCGACGGTGGACGCCGCACCCGCGCCGGGAGGCGCACGGACCTACCCGGGGGCCTCGGTGTTCCGCCCGGGCGTGTCCCACGCGGCCGTCACGGCCCTGCGCCGCCAGCTGCTCAAGAAGGGCTTCGGCAAGTACTACACATCCGGTCCGGGCCCCAGCTGGGGCGAGGCGGACCGCCGCAACGTCGAGGCCTTCCAGCGCGCGCAGGGCTGGCGCGGGGCTTCGGCCAACGGCTACCCGGGCCCGGAAACCTGGCGCCGGCTGTTCGCATGA
- a CDS encoding alkaline phosphatase family protein, with protein sequence MSTVLPGRTGSLAVAATATALLATALGVHTATATAADAAATTDKVLVIGIDGTVLDRVKAANAPNLNGLMAQGLTARSTLYANPMAATSSGPGWSTIATGVWPDKHGVKDNSFTGKNYAAYPDFLTRIENANPALNTYAAADWEPITSTDAGGPVFSAKVDKRLSLKGDRDGYGPEDPKIAAAASAELQGQNPDAAFVYFGQVDGAGHSYGAASQQYLDAIARVDVMVGQLLTAVQNRPTYAQENWKILVTTDHGHTDAGGHGGSSIQERGTFVIAKGAGIPAGSVRSDVKLVDVAATALQQVGVATTGLDGVPLNAPDDDPFDTLRPSLQGRVDETGIPSGTKGFTHTPPAGWSVDNSKMGTGGVTEWAGWAFATDEFWSQAQRDQWRELNVRSRDVFAVADSDEWDDKSHTGSYDSTLITPKWAVTGGTTRTLTFQTHYRQEAGQTAQVLVSYNGGASTALKSYTADAVAKSESLALQIPAGATDVQIRFRYAGSNNWYWTVDNVRLV encoded by the coding sequence GTGTCCACTGTCCTGCCCGGACGCACCGGCAGCCTCGCCGTGGCCGCCACCGCCACGGCCCTGCTCGCCACCGCCCTCGGCGTGCACACCGCCACCGCCACCGCCGCCGACGCGGCCGCCACCACCGACAAGGTCCTCGTCATCGGCATCGACGGCACGGTCCTCGACCGCGTCAAGGCCGCCAACGCCCCGAACCTGAACGGTCTGATGGCCCAGGGCCTGACCGCCCGCAGCACCCTGTACGCGAACCCGATGGCCGCCACCTCGTCGGGCCCCGGCTGGTCCACCATCGCCACCGGCGTATGGCCCGACAAGCACGGGGTGAAGGACAACTCCTTCACCGGCAAGAACTACGCCGCCTACCCGGACTTCCTGACCCGCATCGAGAACGCCAACCCGGCGCTCAACACGTACGCGGCCGCCGACTGGGAGCCCATCACCTCCACCGACGCGGGCGGCCCGGTCTTCTCGGCCAAGGTCGACAAGCGCCTCTCCCTCAAGGGCGACCGCGACGGCTACGGCCCCGAGGACCCGAAGATCGCCGCCGCGGCCTCGGCCGAGCTGCAGGGCCAGAACCCGGACGCCGCCTTCGTCTACTTCGGCCAGGTCGACGGCGCCGGACACTCCTACGGCGCCGCCAGCCAGCAGTACCTCGACGCGATCGCCCGCGTCGACGTGATGGTCGGCCAGCTGCTCACCGCCGTCCAGAACCGCCCGACGTACGCCCAGGAGAACTGGAAGATCCTGGTCACCACCGACCACGGCCACACCGACGCCGGCGGCCACGGCGGCTCCAGCATCCAGGAGCGCGGCACCTTCGTGATCGCCAAGGGCGCGGGCATCCCGGCCGGTTCGGTGCGCAGCGACGTCAAGCTGGTGGACGTGGCCGCGACCGCGCTCCAGCAGGTCGGCGTCGCCACCACCGGGCTGGACGGCGTCCCGCTGAACGCCCCGGACGACGACCCCTTCGACACCCTGCGCCCCAGCCTCCAGGGGCGCGTGGACGAGACGGGCATCCCTTCGGGCACCAAGGGCTTCACGCACACCCCGCCCGCCGGCTGGTCCGTCGACAACTCCAAGATGGGCACGGGCGGTGTCACGGAGTGGGCCGGCTGGGCCTTCGCCACCGACGAGTTCTGGAGCCAGGCCCAGCGCGACCAGTGGCGCGAGCTGAACGTCCGCTCCCGTGACGTCTTCGCCGTCGCCGACTCCGACGAGTGGGACGACAAGAGCCACACGGGCAGCTACGACTCCACCCTGATCACCCCCAAGTGGGCGGTCACCGGCGGCACCACGCGCACCCTGACCTTCCAGACGCACTACCGCCAGGAGGCCGGGCAGACCGCCCAGGTCCTCGTCTCGTACAACGGCGGTGCGTCGACGGCTCTCAAGAGCTACACCGCCGACGCCGTCGCGAAGAGCGAGTCCCTCGCCCTGCAGATCCCGGCCGGCGCCACCGACGTCCAGATCCGCTTCCGCTACGCCGGCAGCAACAACTGGTACTGGACCGTCGACAACGTACGCCTGGTCTGA
- a CDS encoding transposase codes for MRFRDAFRRKVCADFEIELVEFSSGNNHVRLLANFLPKVAVSKPVNFLKGVPSHHLRQSAGLPLSIVRRYIEIQNRLL; via the coding sequence ATGCGGTTTCGTGACGCATTCCGGCGCAAAGTGTGCGCCGACTTCGAGATCGAACTGGTGGAGTTCAGCAGCGGGAACAACCACGTCCGCTTGCTGGCGAACTTCCTTCCCAAGGTCGCCGTCTCCAAGCCGGTCAATTTCCTCAAGGGCGTCCCCTCCCACCACCTGCGCCAGTCGGCGGGGCTCCCCCTGTCGATCGTCCGCCGGTACATCGAAATCCAGAACCGTCTGCTCTGA
- a CDS encoding SPFH domain-containing protein gives MYPTRTTSTTGTLRVPAAAPPVAPVAPAAPAEPAYGPVRQAPAPVRGVAAPRGAAGPSAPPALVGAAVAAQPEPVAAAETSTGWAFVPAVRTVEEAVLPLPQGLDVPAARAQAEPEQVHTGLGIPHPQDEAAHAGVATLRLRITDAEAAVAHPREAGPEPTKPAPAWPTPTKPAPTKPAPTKPAPTKPAPTKPAPAWPAPTKPAPVRPAAVVEPEPEPEHASEAEPEPDPEPGSEHPAVRSGVPGPGVAEIVAHAVARGLEQPAPDDTHGVPRFGRQRGTAVTEVPVHLPFHGEPNRGPARARDSAPAAGARRGAPRPAPGRRVPRGDDRLREHRGPVLPGWIGVGVGGLALAGCAAVLWRAGVVPPVLVAAFGGTPRAYQGLRATRWPPLAFLGIVALLALGGLGRIRTGHAWVLTLFGRYRGTVRRTGLTWVSPLLLRRRVDVRLRHWRSEPMPAVDSGGLALQVVVQVVWQVKDTARATLAVEDHVEYLAEQVESAMARVLSQLPADAFHEDAPTLRDAEAVGDALTRMLAAETEAVGIEVFSAQPTRIEYAAEVAEAMRRRRVAAIDAKHRDTVLTSVVDAVDDTVHRLTSRGLVELDDYERKALVKDLTVAFYTGRSE, from the coding sequence ATGTACCCCACGCGCACCACCTCGACCACGGGCACCCTCCGAGTGCCGGCGGCGGCACCCCCCGTCGCCCCGGTGGCCCCTGCCGCGCCGGCGGAACCGGCGTACGGGCCGGTCCGGCAGGCACCGGCCCCGGTCCGGGGCGTCGCCGCGCCCCGTGGGGCGGCCGGGCCGAGTGCCCCGCCGGCACTGGTGGGTGCCGCCGTCGCGGCGCAGCCGGAACCGGTGGCCGCGGCCGAGACCTCGACGGGCTGGGCCTTCGTGCCGGCGGTCCGGACGGTGGAGGAGGCCGTACTACCGCTGCCGCAGGGACTCGACGTGCCGGCCGCCCGCGCCCAGGCCGAGCCCGAACAGGTCCACACGGGCCTGGGCATCCCGCACCCGCAGGACGAGGCGGCCCACGCCGGGGTGGCGACCCTGCGCCTGCGGATCACCGACGCCGAGGCCGCCGTGGCGCATCCGCGGGAGGCCGGACCGGAGCCCACGAAGCCGGCGCCCGCGTGGCCGACGCCCACGAAGCCGGCGCCCACGAAGCCGGCGCCCACGAAGCCGGCGCCCACGAAGCCGGCGCCCACGAAGCCGGCGCCCGCGTGGCCGGCGCCCACGAAGCCGGCGCCCGTGCGGCCGGCGGCCGTCGTCGAGCCGGAGCCCGAGCCCGAGCACGCGTCCGAGGCGGAACCCGAGCCCGACCCCGAACCCGGATCCGAGCACCCGGCCGTGCGCTCCGGTGTGCCCGGCCCCGGTGTGGCCGAGATCGTCGCCCACGCCGTGGCGCGCGGCCTGGAGCAGCCGGCGCCGGACGACACCCACGGCGTCCCCCGCTTCGGGCGGCAACGCGGCACCGCGGTCACCGAGGTGCCGGTGCACCTGCCCTTCCACGGGGAGCCGAACCGGGGGCCCGCTCGCGCCCGCGACTCGGCTCCCGCGGCAGGCGCGCGGCGCGGCGCCCCCCGTCCCGCCCCCGGCCGCCGGGTCCCCCGGGGTGACGACCGGCTCCGGGAGCACCGCGGCCCGGTACTGCCGGGCTGGATCGGCGTGGGCGTCGGCGGCCTCGCCCTCGCGGGCTGCGCGGCCGTGCTCTGGCGGGCCGGTGTCGTCCCCCCGGTGCTCGTGGCCGCCTTCGGGGGAACGCCCCGCGCCTACCAGGGCCTGCGCGCCACCCGCTGGCCCCCGCTCGCCTTCCTCGGCATCGTCGCGCTGCTCGCCCTCGGTGGCCTCGGCCGCATCCGCACCGGCCACGCCTGGGTGCTCACCCTCTTCGGCCGCTACCGCGGCACCGTCCGCCGCACCGGCCTGACCTGGGTCAGCCCCCTCCTCCTGCGCCGCCGGGTCGACGTACGGCTGCGTCACTGGCGCAGCGAGCCCATGCCCGCCGTGGACTCCGGCGGCCTCGCCCTCCAGGTGGTCGTCCAGGTCGTCTGGCAGGTCAAGGACACGGCCAGGGCCACCCTCGCCGTCGAGGACCACGTGGAGTACCTGGCCGAACAGGTCGAATCCGCCATGGCCCGAGTGCTGTCGCAACTGCCCGCCGACGCCTTCCACGAGGACGCCCCGACCCTGCGCGACGCCGAGGCCGTCGGGGACGCGCTGACCCGGATGCTGGCGGCGGAGACCGAGGCCGTCGGGATCGAGGTCTTCTCGGCCCAGCCGACCCGGATCGAGTACGCGGCCGAGGTCGCCGAAGCCATGCGCCGCCGCCGGGTCGCGGCGATCGACGCCAAGCACCGGGACACGGTGCTGACTTCGGTCGTGGACGCCGTCGACGACACCGTCCACCGGCTGACCTCGCGCGGGCTCGTCGAGCTCGACGACTACGAACGCAAGGCGCTGGTGAAGGACCTCACGGTCGCCTTCTACACGGGCCGCTCCGAGTAG
- a CDS encoding class F sortase, which translates to MSEGKASGGGRLLTFAAWSVLVLGLWLWGRQITGVPAPLAGQAGGVVGPGLPAAHAPLAAASPQRVDVPSIGIQAPVISRGLDADGAIEPPPYDSPGTVGWWGNGVRPGAAGAALLVGHVDTKSKPAVFYGLSSAQPGDKVRVVRADGSVAEFTIEDVKVYERSGFDPHKAYGQRIKGRAELRLVTCGGSYDKAAKEYTANVVVSAYLTGSGVRPGTAA; encoded by the coding sequence ATGAGTGAGGGCAAGGCCTCCGGTGGAGGCCGGCTGCTGACCTTCGCCGCCTGGTCGGTGCTGGTGCTGGGCCTGTGGCTGTGGGGCCGCCAGATCACAGGGGTCCCGGCCCCGCTCGCCGGCCAGGCCGGCGGGGTGGTCGGCCCGGGGCTGCCCGCGGCGCACGCACCGCTGGCAGCGGCCTCGCCCCAGCGCGTCGACGTGCCCTCCATAGGTATCCAGGCCCCGGTGATATCCCGCGGCCTGGACGCGGACGGGGCGATCGAGCCGCCCCCGTACGACAGCCCGGGCACGGTGGGCTGGTGGGGCAACGGCGTCCGGCCGGGGGCGGCCGGGGCCGCGCTGTTGGTCGGGCACGTGGACACGAAGTCCAAGCCGGCGGTGTTCTACGGCCTGAGCTCGGCGCAGCCGGGCGACAAGGTGCGGGTGGTGCGGGCGGACGGTTCGGTCGCCGAGTTCACCATCGAGGACGTAAAGGTCTACGAGCGCTCGGGCTTCGACCCGCACAAGGCGTACGGCCAGCGGATCAAGGGCCGGGCCGAGCTGCGGCTGGTGACCTGCGGGGGCTCCTACGACAAGGCGGCCAAGGAGTACACGGCGAACGTGGTGGTCTCCGCCTACCTGACGGGCTCGGGAGTCCGGCCGGGCACGGCGGCGTAG
- a CDS encoding HAD-IIA family hydrolase produces MAERKPIESWLTDMDGVLMHEGVPIPGADAFIKKLRESGKPFLVLTNNSIYTARDLHARLTRIGLEVPEKNIWTSALATAQFLHDQAPGGTAYVIGEAGLTTALHDIGYILTDHEPDFVILGETRTYSFEAMTKAVRLINAGARFIATNPDETGPSAEGALPATGAVAALITKATGKDPYFVGKPNPLMMRTGLNAIGAHSETSAMIGDRMDTDVLAGLEAGMETFLVLTGLTGRGDIDRYPYRPTTVVDSIADLVDRI; encoded by the coding sequence ATGGCAGAGCGCAAGCCCATCGAATCGTGGCTCACCGACATGGACGGCGTGCTCATGCACGAGGGCGTGCCCATCCCCGGTGCCGACGCCTTCATCAAGAAGCTCCGCGAGTCGGGTAAGCCCTTCCTGGTGCTGACCAACAACTCGATCTACACCGCGCGGGACCTGCACGCCCGGCTGACGCGCATCGGCCTGGAAGTGCCGGAAAAGAACATCTGGACTTCGGCCCTGGCCACGGCTCAGTTCCTCCACGATCAGGCTCCGGGCGGCACCGCCTACGTCATCGGCGAGGCCGGCCTGACCACCGCCCTGCACGACATCGGCTACATCCTCACCGACCACGAGCCCGACTTCGTGATCTTGGGTGAAACGCGAACCTACTCCTTCGAGGCGATGACGAAGGCTGTCCGCCTGATCAACGCGGGCGCCCGTTTTATCGCCACGAACCCCGACGAGACCGGCCCGTCCGCCGAGGGGGCGCTTCCGGCCACCGGCGCGGTGGCCGCGCTCATTACGAAGGCGACGGGGAAGGACCCGTACTTCGTCGGCAAGCCCAACCCGCTGATGATGCGTACCGGCCTGAACGCCATCGGGGCGCACTCGGAGACCTCGGCCATGATCGGCGACCGTATGGACACGGACGTTCTTGCCGGGCTGGAGGCCGGCATGGAGACATTCCTCGTCCTCACGGGGCTGACAGGCCGGGGCGACATCGACCGCTACCCGTACCGGCCGACCACGGTCGTTGACTCGATCGCGGATCTCGTCGACCGCATCTGA
- a CDS encoding lytic polysaccharide monooxygenase auxiliary activity family 9 protein, with translation MPGRAGAAALGLGLVAGITLLSAPSASSHGYTDTPISRQKLCANKTVLNCGAIQWEPQSVEGLKGFPTAGPADGKICSAGLPQFAELDDPRGGAWPTTKVTSGQSYSFRWQFTANHSTTDFKYYVTKNGWNGTRALTRADLEPQPFLTVAYNGARPAMTTVHQGAMPSGRTGRHMILAVWTINDTGNAFYACSDVQF, from the coding sequence ATGCCCGGACGGGCCGGCGCCGCCGCGCTCGGCCTCGGCCTCGTCGCCGGAATAACCCTCCTCAGCGCCCCCAGCGCCAGCAGTCACGGCTACACCGACACCCCCATCAGCCGCCAGAAGCTCTGCGCCAACAAGACCGTCCTGAACTGCGGCGCCATCCAGTGGGAGCCGCAGAGCGTCGAGGGCCTCAAGGGCTTCCCGACCGCCGGCCCCGCCGACGGCAAGATATGTTCCGCCGGCCTGCCGCAGTTCGCGGAGCTCGACGACCCCCGCGGCGGCGCCTGGCCCACCACCAAGGTCACCAGCGGGCAGAGCTACAGCTTCCGGTGGCAGTTCACCGCCAACCACTCCACCACCGACTTCAAGTACTACGTCACCAAGAACGGCTGGAACGGCACCAGAGCCCTCACCCGCGCCGACCTCGAACCCCAGCCCTTCCTCACCGTCGCCTACAACGGCGCCCGGCCCGCCATGACCACCGTCCACCAGGGGGCCATGCCGAGCGGCCGGACCGGCCGTCACATGATCCTGGCCGTCTGGACGATCAACGACACGGGCAACGCCTTCTACGCCTGCTCCGACGTTCAATTCTGA
- a CDS encoding RNA-guided endonuclease InsQ/TnpB family protein: MRSGTTPWPSSRPALPKIGDVEVEWSRDLPSDPSSVTLVKDRSDRYFVSFVVETDPAADMLPPTDGDQGIDLGLTRFAVLADGSHVVSPKYLRRAEKKLKKRQRELSRKAKGSKNRDKARVRVARAHAKVADSRRNFHHQWSHKLTSENQAVFTETLNVRGLARTRLAKSVHDAGWAQFVMFCEYKAIRRGRSFAKVDQTFPSSQICSACGFRDGPKPLHIRTWTCPNCDTRHDRDWNAGLNVRNEGRRILMAAEPHTPGPGASRRQRRE, encoded by the coding sequence GTGCGGTCTGGAACGACGCCCTGGCCATCGTCCAGGCCCGCACTTCCGAAGATCGGTGACGTCGAGGTGGAGTGGAGCCGGGATCTGCCGTCCGATCCGTCGTCGGTCACCTTGGTCAAGGACCGTTCCGACCGGTATTTCGTCTCCTTCGTGGTCGAAACCGATCCGGCCGCCGACATGCTCCCGCCCACCGACGGGGACCAGGGCATCGACTTGGGACTGACCCGCTTCGCGGTCCTGGCCGACGGGTCGCACGTCGTCTCGCCGAAGTATCTGCGGCGGGCGGAGAAGAAACTGAAGAAGCGACAGCGGGAGCTGTCGCGCAAAGCGAAGGGATCGAAGAACCGGGACAAGGCCCGTGTACGGGTCGCCCGCGCTCACGCGAAGGTCGCGGACAGCCGCCGCAACTTCCATCACCAGTGGTCCCACAAGCTGACGAGCGAGAACCAAGCCGTCTTCACGGAGACCCTGAACGTGCGTGGACTGGCGCGAACGAGGCTGGCCAAAAGCGTCCATGATGCGGGCTGGGCGCAGTTCGTGATGTTCTGCGAATACAAGGCGATCCGGCGGGGGCGGTCATTTGCGAAGGTGGACCAGACGTTCCCAAGCTCGCAGATATGTTCCGCCTGCGGGTTCCGTGACGGCCCCAAGCCGCTGCACATCCGCACCTGGACTTGCCCGAACTGCGACACCCGACACGACCGGGACTGGAACGCAGGACTCAACGTCCGCAACGAAGGCCGCCGCATCCTCATGGCGGCAGAACCACACACCCCCGGACCGGGGGCCTCACGCCGGCAACGGCGCGAGTAA
- a CDS encoding helix-turn-helix domain-containing protein, with protein MQLRYQYRVYPTPGQALRARRVFGCRRAVWNDALAIVQARTSEDR; from the coding sequence ATGCAGCTTCGTTACCAGTACCGCGTCTACCCGACGCCCGGTCAGGCCCTACGTGCCCGCCGGGTGTTCGGGTGCCGGCGTGCGGTCTGGAACGACGCCCTGGCCATCGTCCAGGCCCGCACTTCCGAAGATCGGTGA
- a CDS encoding HAD hydrolase-like protein codes for MRTGLNAIGAHSETSAMIGDRMDTDALAGLEAGMQTFLVLTGLTSVADTEKFPYRPTRTVDSIADLVDLV; via the coding sequence ATGCGCACCGGCCTCAACGCCATCGGCGCGCACTCGGAGACCAGCGCGATGATCGGCGACCGGATGGACACCGACGCGCTGGCCGGCCTGGAGGCGGGCATGCAGACCTTCCTCGTCCTCACCGGCCTGACCTCCGTGGCGGACACCGAGAAGTTCCCGTACCGGCCCACCAGGACGGTCGACTCGATCGCCGACCTGGTGGACCTCGTTTAA
- a CDS encoding AMP-binding protein, which yields MRTTTAPETVAELIARRWGDHRPGLKHEDGVLTHHRAAQEAAARAALLVDLMPPGVEPHLGLLLDNIPEFPFWLGAAALAGAAVAGINPTRRGPELARDILHTDCRILITDHAHLPLLRGLDLPGVRLLVTGTEEYAALLAPYAAAKPGEATLAAPGPASRLLLYFTSGSTGAPKAAICTQGRLAAAGSALARRFTVTPDDVHYVCMPLFHGNAVIADWLPALAGGAAVALRRRFSASAFLDDVRAYGATYFTYVGRAVQYLLATEPRPDDREHTLRLGFGTEAGAVDAARFAERFGVRLVEGYGATEGGASVLGVPPSGSWGNTPDTPPGALGRAGEGDDLAVIDPETGTECPAALLDGDGRLLNGSEAIGELVNRGRSLFEGYWRNPDAEAARTRDGWYWTGDLFFRDADGFLYFAGRTDDRLRVDSENLAAAVIENILARWSDAAAVAVYAVPDEVAGDQVMAALSLREGAVFDPEAFEAFLAAQPDLGTKMSPRYVRIVPEMPVTATNKVHRVALRRAGFRCDDPVWHRSPAGDYRPLDHSALTTLLAAYETQGRLDLLDR from the coding sequence ATGCGGACGACCACTGCACCGGAGACCGTCGCGGAACTCATCGCGCGCCGATGGGGCGACCACCGGCCGGGACTGAAGCACGAGGACGGCGTCCTCACCCACCACCGGGCCGCCCAGGAGGCGGCCGCGCGCGCCGCGCTCCTCGTCGACCTCATGCCTCCGGGGGTCGAACCGCACCTGGGGCTGCTGCTGGACAACATCCCCGAGTTCCCGTTCTGGCTCGGCGCGGCGGCCCTCGCGGGGGCCGCCGTCGCCGGGATCAACCCCACCCGGCGCGGCCCCGAACTGGCCCGCGACATCCTGCACACCGACTGCCGGATCCTGATCACCGACCACGCCCACCTGCCGCTGCTGCGCGGCCTCGACCTGCCGGGCGTACGGCTCCTGGTGACAGGCACCGAGGAGTACGCGGCCCTGCTCGCCCCGTACGCGGCCGCCAAGCCGGGCGAAGCGACGCTCGCCGCCCCCGGCCCGGCTTCCCGGCTGCTCCTCTACTTCACCTCGGGCTCCACCGGCGCCCCCAAGGCCGCGATCTGCACCCAGGGCCGGCTGGCGGCCGCCGGCTCCGCGCTGGCCCGCCGGTTCACGGTCACGCCCGACGACGTCCACTACGTCTGCATGCCGCTGTTCCACGGCAACGCCGTCATCGCCGACTGGCTCCCGGCGCTCGCGGGCGGGGCCGCGGTGGCGCTGCGCCGGCGCTTCTCGGCCTCCGCGTTCCTGGACGACGTACGGGCGTACGGGGCGACGTACTTCACCTACGTCGGGAGGGCCGTCCAGTACCTGCTGGCCACCGAGCCCCGCCCCGACGACCGCGAGCACACCCTGCGGCTCGGCTTCGGCACCGAGGCCGGGGCGGTGGACGCGGCGCGCTTCGCCGAGCGGTTCGGCGTCCGGCTGGTGGAGGGCTACGGGGCCACCGAGGGCGGAGCCTCCGTGCTGGGGGTACCTCCCAGCGGTAGCTGGGGGAACACCCCGGACACCCCGCCGGGCGCCCTGGGCCGGGCCGGGGAGGGGGACGACCTGGCGGTGATCGACCCGGAGACGGGCACGGAATGCCCGGCGGCGCTGCTGGACGGGGACGGCCGCCTGCTGAACGGCTCCGAGGCCATCGGGGAACTGGTCAACCGGGGCCGCAGCCTGTTCGAGGGGTACTGGCGCAATCCGGACGCGGAGGCCGCCCGTACGCGGGACGGCTGGTACTGGACGGGGGACCTCTTCTTCCGGGACGCCGACGGATTCCTCTACTTCGCGGGCCGCACGGACGACCGCCTCCGGGTCGACAGCGAGAACCTCGCCGCCGCGGTGATCGAGAACATCCTGGCCCGCTGGTCCGACGCGGCGGCGGTCGCGGTGTACGCCGTCCCCGACGAGGTCGCGGGTGACCAGGTCATGGCGGCGCTGTCCCTCCGGGAGGGCGCGGTCTTCGACCCGGAGGCCTTCGAGGCCTTCCTGGCCGCGCAGCCGGACCTGGGCACGAAGATGTCGCCGCGCTACGTGCGGATCGTCCCCGAGATGCCGGTCACGGCGACGAACAAGGTCCACCGCGTCGCCCTCCGCCGCGCCGGCTTCCGCTGCGACGACCCGGTCTGGCACCGATCCCCCGCCGGCGACTACCGCCCCCTGGACCACTCCGCCCTCACCACGCTCCTGGCGGCGTACGAGACCCAGGGCCGCCTCGACCTCCTGGACCGCTAG